From a region of the Eulemur rufifrons isolate Redbay chromosome 7, OSU_ERuf_1, whole genome shotgun sequence genome:
- the PARP9 gene encoding protein mono-ADP-ribosyltransferase PARP9 isoform X2: MDFPMGAGAAAYNEKSETDTLRENDSWQIPINHHDFKILKNNERQLREVLQEKFVCFSTLVSSALEGNSKSFQVFKKILTPGLELSVWKGDLTQHAVDAVVNAANEDLLHGGGLALALVKVGGPEIQEESKRYIFRYGKISTGDIAVTGAGRLPCKVIIHAVGPRWREADPQGCISMLQRAIINILDYVIYRNTHIETVAIPALSSGIFQFPLDLCTQTIVETIQFHLQGKQMFGNLKEIHLVSNEDPTVASLKAASERILGRNELDPWLSQKAIHPLNTMVMNNLTLQIVQGHIELQLTDVIVNSALQSGVGIGLLSNSILQQAGIEMKLELDKNARLFEESQFVVITKGYKLSCRYICHVIWHSRFPKYLILRNAVRKCLEKCLELNITSICFPALGTGSIGIEKEKAAEIMFDEVLTFAKDHLKNQLTVKFVIFPGQLEIYEVFSAEMAKKSKMLGLNNYSVLQLTREEKRENGPEARSSVINLTLCNKEEMCEAKAWIQSILTLRDQHIIKNNHILYLGKEEHDLLSQLQKTSNVSISEIITPGAAWLEIKGAQADLTEAVLSIEHMLCKVQEEVARKKEQGLWSLLGQWTHQPPKSQDEMKETNIRFLKYSVPLTQELQDQKKEFEKYGLRVIKVEKIENEVLMTAFQRKKKMMEGKSHRNPMSHILFQQVPHQFCNVVCRVGFQRMYSEPCDPKYGAGIYFTNLKTLVDKIKKTSAPDKLIYVFEAEVLTGFFCQGNPLDIVPAPLSSVVIEGHDSVVDNVSSPETFVIFSGIQAMPRYLWTCIQDHVLSQDFSSGPMMLSQRPWGKFTSGSPVD, translated from the exons ATGGACTTTCCCAtg GGTGCTGGAGCAGCAGCTTACAATGAAAAATCAG aGACTGATACTCTCAGAGAAAATGATAGTTGGCAAATTCCCATTAATCACCAtgacttcaaaattttaaaaaataatgagaggCAGCTGCGTGAAGTCCTCCAGGAAAAGTTTGTCTGTTTCTCTACCCTGGTCTCTTCAGCACTGGAAGGCAACAGCAAATCTTTTCAAGTGTTCAAAAAAATACTGACTCCTGGACTAGAGTTATCTGTCTGGAAGGGTGACCTAACCCAACATGCTGTTGATGCTGTGGTGAATGCAGCCAATGAAGATCTTCTACATGGGggaggcctggccctggccctggtgAAAGTTGGTGGCCCTGAAATCCAAGAAGAGAGCAAAAGATACATTTTCAGATATGGTAAAATATCAACTGGTGATATAGCTGTCACTGGAGCAGGGAGGCTTCCCTGCAAAGTGATCATCCATGCCGTTGGGCCCCGATGGAGGGAAGCAGATCCACAGGGATGTATCAGTATGCTGCAGAGGGCCATTATAAATATTCTGGATTATGTCATCTATAGAAATACTCACATTGAGACAGTAGCAATTCCAGCCCTGAGCTCTGGGATTTTCCAGTTCCCTCTGGATTTATGTACACAGACCATTGTAGAAACTATCCAGTTTCATTTGCAAGGGAAGCAAATGTTCGGTAATTTGAAAGAAATTCACTTGGTGAGCAATGAGGACCCTACTGTTGCTTCCTTGAAAGCTGCTTCAGAACGCATCTTAGGGAGGAATGAGCTGGACCCCTGGTTGAGTCAAAAAGCCATCCATCCTCTCAATACAATGGTTATGAACAATCTGACTCTCCAGATTGTCCAGGGCCACATTGAACTGCAATTG aCAGATGTAATTGTTAATTCTGCACTCCAAAGTGGTGTTGGTATAGGACTTCTGTCAAACTCAATTCTACAACAAGCAGGAATTGAAATGAAATTGGAATTGGATAAAAATGCTAGACTGTTTGAAGAGTCCCAGTTTGTAGTGATCACGAAAGGATATAAATTGTCCTGTCGATATATATGTCATGTAATTTGGCATTCAAGATTTCCTAAATATCTg ATATTGAGAAATGCAGTGAGGAAGTGTTTGGAAAAATGCCTTGAGCTAAATATAACTTCCATTTGCTTTCCTGCCCTTGGGACTGGAAGCATTGGgatagagaaggaaaaagcagCAGAGATTATGTTTGATGAAGTTTTAACATTTGCCAAAGACCATTTGAAAAACCAATTAACTGTAAAGTTTGTGATCTTTCCAGGACAACTGGAGATATATGAG GTTTTCAGTGCTGAAATGGCAAAGAAATCCAAGATGCTGGGTCTCAACAATTATAGTG TCCTCCAGTTgaccagagaggagaaaagagaaaatggaccTGAAGCTAGATCTTCTGTCATCAATTTGACACTATGCAACAAGGAAGAGATGTGTGAGGCCAAGGCATGGATCCAAAGCATACTGACCCTCCGGGACCAGCACATCATTAAGAATAATCATATTCTGTACCTCGGGAAAGAGGAACATGACCTTTTGTCTCAGCTTCAGAAAACCTCAAATGTCTCCATCTCAGAGATTATCACACCGGGAGCGGCATGGTTAGAGATTAAAGGAGCCCAGGCTGACCTCACTGAGGCGGTTCTGAGCATTGAACATATGTTGTGCAAAGTTCAGGAGGAAGTGGCAAGAAAAAAGGAGCAAGGCCTTTGGAGCTTGTTAG GACAATGGACTCATCAGCCACCAAAAAGCCAGGATGAAATGAAAGAAACGAATATCAGGTTTCTGAAATATTCAGTGCCTTTAACTCAAGAACTTCAGGATCAAAAGAAAGAGTTTGAAAAATATGGTTTGCGGGTTATAAAG GTGGAGAAGATAGAGAATGAAGTTCTCATGACTGCCttccaaagaaagaagaaaatgatggaaGGGAAATCACACAGGAACCCTATGAGCCACATACTGTTTCAGCAGGTCCCGCACCAGTTCTGCAATGTGGTATGCAGAGTTGGCTTTCAGAGAATGTACTCAGAGCCCTGCG atCCAAAATATGGAGCTGGCATATACTTCACGAACCTCAAAACCCTGGTAGACAAGATCAAGAAAACCTCTGCCCCAGATAAGCTGATTTATGTGTTTGAGGCTGAAGTACTCACAGGCTTTTTCTGCCAGGGTAATCCGTTAGATATTGTGCCCGCACCATTGAGTTCTGTAGTCATAGAGGGTCATGACAGTGTGGTTGACAATGTCTCCAGCCCTgaaacttttgttatttttagtggCATACAGGCTATGCCCCGGTATTTGTGGACTTGTATCCAGGATCATGTATTGTCACAGGATTTCTCATCGGGACCAATGATGTTATCACAGAGGCCTTGGGGGAAATTCACAAGTGGCAGCCCAGTTGATTAA
- the PARP9 gene encoding protein mono-ADP-ribosyltransferase PARP9 isoform X1: protein MDFPMGAGAAAYNEKSGTITWLSVLFQKVFAQIFPQWIQGNTEGECLPDKCSETDTLRENDSWQIPINHHDFKILKNNERQLREVLQEKFVCFSTLVSSALEGNSKSFQVFKKILTPGLELSVWKGDLTQHAVDAVVNAANEDLLHGGGLALALVKVGGPEIQEESKRYIFRYGKISTGDIAVTGAGRLPCKVIIHAVGPRWREADPQGCISMLQRAIINILDYVIYRNTHIETVAIPALSSGIFQFPLDLCTQTIVETIQFHLQGKQMFGNLKEIHLVSNEDPTVASLKAASERILGRNELDPWLSQKAIHPLNTMVMNNLTLQIVQGHIELQLTDVIVNSALQSGVGIGLLSNSILQQAGIEMKLELDKNARLFEESQFVVITKGYKLSCRYICHVIWHSRFPKYLILRNAVRKCLEKCLELNITSICFPALGTGSIGIEKEKAAEIMFDEVLTFAKDHLKNQLTVKFVIFPGQLEIYEVFSAEMAKKSKMLGLNNYSVLQLTREEKRENGPEARSSVINLTLCNKEEMCEAKAWIQSILTLRDQHIIKNNHILYLGKEEHDLLSQLQKTSNVSISEIITPGAAWLEIKGAQADLTEAVLSIEHMLCKVQEEVARKKEQGLWSLLGQWTHQPPKSQDEMKETNIRFLKYSVPLTQELQDQKKEFEKYGLRVIKVEKIENEVLMTAFQRKKKMMEGKSHRNPMSHILFQQVPHQFCNVVCRVGFQRMYSEPCDPKYGAGIYFTNLKTLVDKIKKTSAPDKLIYVFEAEVLTGFFCQGNPLDIVPAPLSSVVIEGHDSVVDNVSSPETFVIFSGIQAMPRYLWTCIQDHVLSQDFSSGPMMLSQRPWGKFTSGSPVD from the exons ATGGACTTTCCCAtg GGTGCTGGAGCAGCAGCTTACAATGAAAAATCAGGTACGATTACTTGGCTCTCAGTCTTGTTTCAGAAAGTCTTTGCTCAGATCTTTCCTCAGTGGATACAGGGGAATACGGAAGGAGAATGTCTCCCCGACAAATGCTCAG aGACTGATACTCTCAGAGAAAATGATAGTTGGCAAATTCCCATTAATCACCAtgacttcaaaattttaaaaaataatgagaggCAGCTGCGTGAAGTCCTCCAGGAAAAGTTTGTCTGTTTCTCTACCCTGGTCTCTTCAGCACTGGAAGGCAACAGCAAATCTTTTCAAGTGTTCAAAAAAATACTGACTCCTGGACTAGAGTTATCTGTCTGGAAGGGTGACCTAACCCAACATGCTGTTGATGCTGTGGTGAATGCAGCCAATGAAGATCTTCTACATGGGggaggcctggccctggccctggtgAAAGTTGGTGGCCCTGAAATCCAAGAAGAGAGCAAAAGATACATTTTCAGATATGGTAAAATATCAACTGGTGATATAGCTGTCACTGGAGCAGGGAGGCTTCCCTGCAAAGTGATCATCCATGCCGTTGGGCCCCGATGGAGGGAAGCAGATCCACAGGGATGTATCAGTATGCTGCAGAGGGCCATTATAAATATTCTGGATTATGTCATCTATAGAAATACTCACATTGAGACAGTAGCAATTCCAGCCCTGAGCTCTGGGATTTTCCAGTTCCCTCTGGATTTATGTACACAGACCATTGTAGAAACTATCCAGTTTCATTTGCAAGGGAAGCAAATGTTCGGTAATTTGAAAGAAATTCACTTGGTGAGCAATGAGGACCCTACTGTTGCTTCCTTGAAAGCTGCTTCAGAACGCATCTTAGGGAGGAATGAGCTGGACCCCTGGTTGAGTCAAAAAGCCATCCATCCTCTCAATACAATGGTTATGAACAATCTGACTCTCCAGATTGTCCAGGGCCACATTGAACTGCAATTG aCAGATGTAATTGTTAATTCTGCACTCCAAAGTGGTGTTGGTATAGGACTTCTGTCAAACTCAATTCTACAACAAGCAGGAATTGAAATGAAATTGGAATTGGATAAAAATGCTAGACTGTTTGAAGAGTCCCAGTTTGTAGTGATCACGAAAGGATATAAATTGTCCTGTCGATATATATGTCATGTAATTTGGCATTCAAGATTTCCTAAATATCTg ATATTGAGAAATGCAGTGAGGAAGTGTTTGGAAAAATGCCTTGAGCTAAATATAACTTCCATTTGCTTTCCTGCCCTTGGGACTGGAAGCATTGGgatagagaaggaaaaagcagCAGAGATTATGTTTGATGAAGTTTTAACATTTGCCAAAGACCATTTGAAAAACCAATTAACTGTAAAGTTTGTGATCTTTCCAGGACAACTGGAGATATATGAG GTTTTCAGTGCTGAAATGGCAAAGAAATCCAAGATGCTGGGTCTCAACAATTATAGTG TCCTCCAGTTgaccagagaggagaaaagagaaaatggaccTGAAGCTAGATCTTCTGTCATCAATTTGACACTATGCAACAAGGAAGAGATGTGTGAGGCCAAGGCATGGATCCAAAGCATACTGACCCTCCGGGACCAGCACATCATTAAGAATAATCATATTCTGTACCTCGGGAAAGAGGAACATGACCTTTTGTCTCAGCTTCAGAAAACCTCAAATGTCTCCATCTCAGAGATTATCACACCGGGAGCGGCATGGTTAGAGATTAAAGGAGCCCAGGCTGACCTCACTGAGGCGGTTCTGAGCATTGAACATATGTTGTGCAAAGTTCAGGAGGAAGTGGCAAGAAAAAAGGAGCAAGGCCTTTGGAGCTTGTTAG GACAATGGACTCATCAGCCACCAAAAAGCCAGGATGAAATGAAAGAAACGAATATCAGGTTTCTGAAATATTCAGTGCCTTTAACTCAAGAACTTCAGGATCAAAAGAAAGAGTTTGAAAAATATGGTTTGCGGGTTATAAAG GTGGAGAAGATAGAGAATGAAGTTCTCATGACTGCCttccaaagaaagaagaaaatgatggaaGGGAAATCACACAGGAACCCTATGAGCCACATACTGTTTCAGCAGGTCCCGCACCAGTTCTGCAATGTGGTATGCAGAGTTGGCTTTCAGAGAATGTACTCAGAGCCCTGCG atCCAAAATATGGAGCTGGCATATACTTCACGAACCTCAAAACCCTGGTAGACAAGATCAAGAAAACCTCTGCCCCAGATAAGCTGATTTATGTGTTTGAGGCTGAAGTACTCACAGGCTTTTTCTGCCAGGGTAATCCGTTAGATATTGTGCCCGCACCATTGAGTTCTGTAGTCATAGAGGGTCATGACAGTGTGGTTGACAATGTCTCCAGCCCTgaaacttttgttatttttagtggCATACAGGCTATGCCCCGGTATTTGTGGACTTGTATCCAGGATCATGTATTGTCACAGGATTTCTCATCGGGACCAATGATGTTATCACAGAGGCCTTGGGGGAAATTCACAAGTGGCAGCCCAGTTGATTAA